One Oryza brachyantha chromosome 3, ObraRS2, whole genome shotgun sequence DNA segment encodes these proteins:
- the LOC102717780 gene encoding peptide methionine sulfoxide reductase B5 encodes MASSGVSSKQRSEEEWRAVLSPEQFRILRRKGTELPGTGEYNKFYGDGVYNCAGCGTPLYKSTTKFDSGCGWPAFFEGLPGAIKRTPDPDGRRVEITCAACGGHLGHVFKGEGFKTPTDERHCVNSVSIKFTPSS; translated from the exons ATGGCGTCGTCGGGAGTCAGCAGCAAGCAGCGGAGCGAGGAGGAGTGGCGCGCCGTCCTCTCCCCGGAGCAGTTCCGCATCCTCCGCCGCAAGGGCACCGA GTTACCTGGAACAGGTGAGTACAACAAGTTCTATGGTGATGGGGTCTACAACTGTGCTGGGTGTGGAACACCCCTGTACAAATCCACAACCAAGTTTGATTCTGGTTGTGGCTGGCCAGCATTCTTTGAGGGACTTCCTGGAGCCATAAAACGAACA CCGGATCCGGATGGTAGGAGGGTAGAAATCACATGTGCAGCTTGTGGTGGGCATTTGGGTCATGTGTTCAAAGGAGAAGGCTTCAAGACACCAACTGACGAGCGTCACTGCGTTAACAGTGTCTCGATCAAGTTTACTCCTTCCTCGTAA
- the LOC102718065 gene encoding uncharacterized protein LOC102718065 — protein sequence MASTVRRAFRCILDGLRSLPPRRRAGGGRSSKAPRVVVIRRFGSKDRRRASTSGGGTPPAAGAAAPVTIRVATFNAAMFSMAPAVPPSAHDDDDDDGEGCSTWRRGTSTTHGGRLARRPKRGILKGQSSSSASTSAAAPPSPGGERRRRHVSISVPNDEITPDASARLVTRQQGTSGGSGSGRWRSVFGAVWEHQQHYQQRRQRQKQKQAQRQERPTPTPTPRSNSAARRRSVAEVLREAGADMVALQNVRAEEGRGMRPLSELAERLGMRYVFAESWAPEYGNAVLSRWPIKRWKAHRLADHFDFRNVLRATIDVPGAGEVSFYCTHLDHLDEGLRMRQVNSILRFAGGRHHILAGGLNALDATDYSADRWAAIAKYHEEIGKPAPKAEVMRHLKAKRYVDAKDFAGGGARETLEVAPGGQDVQGTCKYGTRVDYILASPSSPYRFVPGSYAVVPSRGTSDHHIVMVDVAVAASADDGAAAAAARRRRRRRVVKMTSKGSTSGLFEA from the exons ATGGCGTCGACGGTGAGGCGGGCGTTCCGGTGCATCCTCGACGGCCTGCGCTCcctgccgcctcgccgccgtgcgggtGGAGGGAGATCCTCCAAGGCGCcccgcgtcgtcgtcatccGCCGGTTCGGCAGCAAGGATCGTCGTCGGGCCAGCACGTCGGGCGGagggacgccgccggcggcgggggcggcggcgcccgtcACCATCCGCGTGGCGACCTTCAACGCCGCCATGTTCTCCATGGCGCCCGCCGTGCCGCCATCGGCtcatgacgacgacgacgacgacggcgagggctGCTCCACCTGGCGCCGGGGCACCAGTACCACCCACGGCGGCAGGTTGGCGCGGCGGCCAAAGAGGGGAATCCTCAAGGGGCAGAGCAGTTCGAGCGCGAGCACGAGCgcggcagcgccgccgtcccctggcggcgagcggcggcggcgtcacgTGTCCATCAGCGTCCCCAACGACGAGATCACCCCGGACGCCAGCGCGCGCCTGGTCACGAGGCAGCAGGGcaccagcggcggcagcggcagcggccgtTGGCGGTCGGTGTTCGGGGCGGTGTGGGAGCACCAGCAGCATTaccagcagcggcggcagaggcagaagcagaagcaggcGCAGAGGCAGGAGCGTCCAACTCCGACTCCGACACCGAGGAGCAacagcgcggcgcggcggcgcagcgtgGCGGAGGTGCTCCGGGAGGCCGGCGCGGACATGGTGGCGCTGCAGAACGTGCGGGCAGAGGAAGGGCGCGGGATGCGGCCGCTGTCGGAGCTGGCCGAGCGGCTCGGGATGCGCTACGTGTTCGCCGAGAGCTGGGCGCCGGAGTACGGCAACGCCGTGCTCTCCCGCTGGCCCATCAAGCGCTGGAAGGCGCACCGTCTCGCCGACCACTTCGACTTCCG GAACGTGCTGAGAGCCACCATCGACGTGCCGGGAGCCGGGGAGGTGAGCTTCTACTGCACCCATCTGGACCACCTCGACGAGGGCCTGAGGATGAGGCAGGTCAACTCCATCCTGcgcttcgccggcggccgccaccacatcctcgccggcggcctcaACGCGCTCGACGCCACCGACTACTCCGCCGACCGCTGGGCCGCCATCGCCAAG TACCACGAGGAGATCGGCAAGCCGGCGCCgaaggcggaggtgatgaggCACCTGAAGGCGAAGCGCTACGTCGACGCCAAGGActtcgccggaggaggagcgcgcgaAACGCTGGAGGTCGCTCCCGGTGGCCAAG ATGTGCAGGGGACGTGCAAGTACGGCACGAGGGTGGACTACATCCTGGCGTCGCCCAGCTCGCCGTACAGGTTCGTGCCAGGGTCGTACGCCGTCGTCCCGTCCAGGGGAACCTCGGACCACCACATCGTCATGgtggacgtcgccgtcgccgcctccgccgacgatggcgccgccgccgcggcggcgcggcggcgcaggaggcggagggtggtgaagatgacgaGCAAGGGCTCGACGAGCGGGCTATTCGAAGCCTAG